TAGACTAAGAGAGAAATGTAAAGCACAATGCATATATACCCAACAAACGCTGTTGGCCTTAGATATAACCACGTGTACGGTTGACATGAAAGACCTTTTGCCTAAGCTACGTTATAAATAGGAGCGAAGGCAAGCAACTATAGAATCATTCAGGAGTTTGAGAAATCATTTTCCAAGCAATTCAaatccttctttttcttaactTCCCTGAagagaaaacagaaaaatgtCTTGCTGTGGTGGTAACTGTGGCTGTGGCTCTGGCTGCAAGTGTGGCAGTGGCTGTGGAGGGTAAATTCATTTTCTTGGAAAATATGCTAAAATCTATTATAATACCTTCTGTACCtctttatcattttcttgtCAAGGGTTGCTAACAGGCTCTggttgatattattttttttatatgtttaattgTTCTTGCAGATGTTCCATGTACCCTAGTTTGGGATTCTCAGAGAGCAGCACCAAAACTGAGCTCCTCATTGCAGGAGTTGCACCTGCTAAGAAGTATGTATCAGAACAAtaaattttggtattttacatataaacaAGAAGATGAAATTAATTTGAGTATGGACTGCTAATTGCAGGTTCTTTGAGGGGTCTGAGATGAACTTCAGTGCTGAGAGTGGCTGCAAGTGTGGATCAAGCTGCAGCTGTGATCCATGCACTTGCAAGTGAGAAAAATCACCATGGACATGGCCATGTCCCCAGCAAAGTAATTGATTGTGGTGTTTAATAACTacccagaaaaaaaaaaaaaaaaaaaaaaaaaaagaagaaaaaagagtcTGCTTAATTAGTCAGTATATATAATAGTGCTTGCTgtaaataagaagaaaaaaagaaaaagaagaagaaaaagccCATGGGTACTTAAAAATCCTTTCATGGGATTTCATTTCCTTCTGTTTCatggcttttcttttctttatttctttttctctttatgtTCTTGTGTCATCAGTGCTTTGCTGGTCTTTGTTGTGTACTTCCTGAAAGGGGATTTAATGGTTAATACATCTCCTTAATTTCATTTATAGTGTGAAGCTTTGTTTctgttaattttctttcttctcttttgcTTTCTCTCATTTTCCACAATTCTCAATCTCTGATTCTACTTTAATCTTGATCATTTACTTTTCAATGTTTGCTTGACATCATTGATGCTGACAACTGATATATACTTGATTGGTCCTTAGTTGAGACTTGATATGCACTTGTATTATTCTACAGTCTATCCAATAATTCATTATGCCTTTGTCAAAGTTAGTCTTTGTCCATTTCCAGCAGCTTGCTTTTTAATAATCAGATTCCCCCACACTAAGAAATTCTTGAAATTGATGATAGCTTTTGTACCCATAATGCATTGgtttctctttctttaaagcaaaaaaacaaaattggaTCACAATCtccttctcaaattcatactCCATAAGATAAACAAACAAGATTATCACATTGTTTGGCTCTAAGCACTAAATGgtatatgaaaattattataaaaggcTAAAAATCATAGGATTTTATGTTCTATTGGTACCTACAAAAAgggaaaataaaacaataatatgTCCATATGgaaaacaataatattttctcttGGTGTATGTGGTGGTGGGTTGGATCCCCCCTCAGATGATTCCAATTGATAGCCAAGATAATATCAGGTCAATTCAAAGAATCAATCCTATTATGTCCAAATAACTTTCCAACAGTT
The Ricinus communis isolate WT05 ecotype wild-type chromosome 1, ASM1957865v1, whole genome shotgun sequence DNA segment above includes these coding regions:
- the LOC8278081 gene encoding metallothionein-like protein type 2; the protein is MSCCGGNCGCGSGCKCGSGCGGCSMYPSLGFSESSTKTELLIAGVAPAKKFFEGSEMNFSAESGCKCGSSCSCDPCTCK